From Streptomyces griseorubiginosus, one genomic window encodes:
- a CDS encoding AAA family ATPase: MTAPLTPPPPPHEPSSHDAWQAPDAGYATPSDVGYGHGGPGMRTELLEAAVITVGVAVVGVLLGVLWWWLAPHVPLVGDVDEQGGWVVYLKDTEGEQAVGVDGTFTLLALAFGLVSALAVFLWRRRGGVPLVVGLALGGLLGSLLAWRVGLWLGPTSDVLAHAKSVGKGVTFSAPLKLGAKGALLAWSLAALLVHLGLTALFGPRDPEPGYGRPVAEGGFGPPAQ; encoded by the coding sequence GTGACCGCACCGTTGACTCCCCCTCCGCCGCCGCACGAACCCTCCTCGCACGATGCGTGGCAGGCTCCTGATGCCGGGTACGCGACTCCCTCCGACGTCGGGTACGGGCACGGCGGGCCCGGGATGCGGACCGAGCTGCTGGAGGCCGCGGTGATCACGGTCGGCGTGGCGGTCGTCGGGGTGCTGCTCGGGGTGCTGTGGTGGTGGCTGGCGCCGCATGTGCCGCTCGTCGGGGATGTCGACGAGCAGGGCGGCTGGGTCGTCTATCTCAAGGACACGGAGGGCGAGCAGGCGGTCGGGGTGGACGGAACGTTCACGCTGCTGGCGCTCGCGTTCGGATTGGTGAGCGCGCTGGCCGTGTTCCTCTGGCGGCGGCGCGGCGGGGTGCCGCTGGTCGTCGGACTGGCTCTCGGCGGGCTCCTGGGGTCCCTGCTCGCGTGGCGGGTGGGCCTGTGGCTCGGGCCCACGTCCGATGTGCTGGCCCACGCGAAGTCCGTGGGCAAGGGAGTCACGTTCTCCGCGCCGCTGAAGCTGGGGGCGAAGGGGGCCCTGCTGGCCTGGTCGCTGGCCGCGCTCCTGGTGCACCTGGGACTCACGGCCCTGTTCGGGCCGCGCGATCCCGAGCCGGGGTACGGGCGGCCGGTCGCCGAGGGCGGGTTCGGTCCGCCTGCGCAGTAG